In Amycolatopsis methanolica 239, a single genomic region encodes these proteins:
- a CDS encoding SPFH domain-containing protein — translation MGTAAIIVVAVIALFVIVTIAKAIMVVPQAQAAVIERLGRFKSVASPGLNFLVPFLDKVRARIDLREQVVSFPPQPVITEDNLTVSIDTVVYFQVTDARAAVYEISNYIVGVEQLTTTTLRNVVGGMTLEQALTSRDQINNQLRGVLDDATGRWGIRVARVELKAIDPPPSIQDSMEKQMRADREKRAMILNAEGQREAQIKTAEGQKQSQILAAEGAKQATIMAAEAERQSRILRAQGERAARYLQAQGQAKAIEKVFAAVKAGKPTPEVLAYQYLQTLPQMAQGDANKVWLVPSDYGNALQQFARAFAKQDADGVFRYEPAETDGAEPPTLDDEEVASWFDTSTDPRIAEAVREAEAVARQEVPGPLSHQPQPPAPPATSALRGNPVAEEAQEAPAVEPPAPEPVSPPTTPQPQFPTAGGQQGQLPTRSPGQHYGNPPRPQYPPQQPPPAPPQQ, via the coding sequence TTGGGAACCGCAGCGATCATTGTTGTCGCGGTCATCGCCCTGTTCGTGATCGTGACGATCGCGAAGGCGATCATGGTGGTCCCGCAGGCCCAGGCCGCGGTGATCGAGCGGCTGGGCAGATTCAAGTCGGTCGCCTCGCCCGGCCTGAACTTCCTGGTGCCGTTCCTGGACAAGGTGCGGGCCCGCATCGACCTGCGCGAGCAGGTCGTGTCGTTTCCGCCGCAGCCGGTGATCACCGAGGACAACCTGACGGTGTCCATCGACACGGTCGTCTACTTCCAGGTGACCGACGCGCGCGCGGCGGTGTACGAGATCTCCAACTACATCGTCGGTGTCGAGCAGCTGACCACCACGACGCTGCGCAACGTGGTCGGCGGCATGACGCTGGAGCAGGCGCTGACCTCCCGCGACCAGATCAACAACCAGCTGCGCGGCGTGCTCGACGACGCCACCGGCCGGTGGGGCATCCGCGTGGCGCGGGTCGAGCTCAAGGCGATCGACCCGCCGCCCTCCATCCAGGACTCGATGGAGAAGCAGATGCGCGCCGACCGGGAGAAGCGCGCGATGATCCTGAACGCCGAAGGTCAGCGGGAAGCGCAGATCAAGACGGCGGAGGGGCAGAAGCAGTCGCAGATCCTCGCCGCGGAGGGCGCCAAGCAGGCCACCATCATGGCGGCCGAGGCGGAGCGGCAGTCGCGGATCCTGCGGGCGCAGGGCGAGCGCGCGGCCCGCTACCTGCAGGCGCAGGGCCAGGCCAAGGCGATCGAGAAGGTGTTCGCCGCGGTGAAGGCCGGCAAGCCGACGCCGGAGGTGCTGGCCTACCAGTACCTGCAGACGCTGCCGCAGATGGCGCAGGGCGACGCGAACAAGGTGTGGCTGGTGCCCAGCGACTACGGCAACGCGCTGCAGCAGTTCGCCCGGGCGTTCGCCAAGCAGGACGCCGACGGCGTGTTCCGGTACGAGCCCGCCGAGACGGATGGCGCCGAGCCGCCGACGCTGGACGACGAAGAGGTCGCCAGCTGGTTCGACACCTCCACCGACCCGCGGATCGCCGAGGCGGTGCGCGAGGCCGAGGCAGTGGCGCGGCAGGAGGTGCCCGGGCCGCTGTCGCACCAGCCGCAGCCGCCGGCCCCGCCGGCGACCAGCGCGCTACGCGGCAACCCGGTGGCCGAGGAGGCGCAGGAGGCGCCTGCCGTGGAGCCCCCGGCCCCCGAGCCGGTCTCGCCGCCGACCACGCCGCAACCGCAGTTCCCCACGGCGGGCGGGCAACAGGGCCAGCTGCCGACCCGCAGCCCGGGCCAGCACTACGGCAACCCGCCGCGGCCCCAGTACCCGCCGCAGCAGCCCCCACCCGCCCCGCCACAGCAGTAG
- a CDS encoding MFS transporter — protein sequence MVLGRDEADTVLQAQTSQKKTQVRRAAFASAIGTTIEWYDFFLYNTAAALIFPQLFFPASSSYAGAMQSFATYAVGFAARPVGAAIFGYWGDRIGRKTTLVVTLLMMGIASGVVGVLPGAATIGIAAPLILVTLRLIQGIAIGGEWSGSVLLAMEWGDQRKRGLLGSFAQIGVPVGLVLGTGGMTLLSALLPEEAFDSWGWRLPFLASLLLVAVGLVIRLRILETPMFARVVAQQRTSRSPVADAVKHHWREILLSAGLRFSEQMPFYLYTSYVLVYVVAEHGYSKTFVLNAVLLGAAVELALILWFSQLSDRIGRKRVYLTGAVLTGLLAFPYFAVLKNGGEVLIFVAIVVSMIPHAMQYGPQAALIGESFPTHLRYGGAGLGYQLASVFAGGPAPLLATWLLHTTGTPYSISAYVVLSAVVTIVCVALLKDRSRADITDDAVYRR from the coding sequence ATGGTTCTCGGACGCGACGAAGCGGACACCGTTCTCCAGGCACAGACCAGCCAGAAGAAGACCCAGGTGCGGCGCGCGGCCTTCGCCAGCGCCATCGGCACGACCATCGAGTGGTACGACTTCTTCCTCTACAACACGGCCGCGGCGCTGATCTTCCCGCAGCTGTTCTTCCCCGCCTCCTCCAGCTACGCGGGGGCGATGCAGTCCTTCGCCACCTACGCCGTCGGTTTCGCCGCGCGGCCCGTGGGCGCGGCGATCTTCGGCTACTGGGGCGACCGGATCGGCCGCAAGACCACGCTCGTCGTCACGCTGCTGATGATGGGCATCGCCTCCGGCGTGGTCGGGGTGCTGCCCGGCGCGGCGACCATCGGGATCGCCGCGCCGCTGATCCTGGTGACGCTGCGGCTGATCCAGGGCATCGCGATCGGCGGCGAGTGGAGCGGCTCCGTGCTGCTCGCCATGGAGTGGGGCGACCAGCGCAAGCGCGGGCTGCTGGGCAGTTTCGCGCAGATCGGCGTGCCGGTCGGGCTCGTGCTCGGCACCGGCGGCATGACCCTGCTGTCCGCGTTGCTGCCGGAGGAGGCGTTCGACTCGTGGGGCTGGCGGCTGCCGTTCCTGGCCAGCCTGCTACTCGTCGCCGTCGGTCTGGTGATCCGGCTGCGCATCCTGGAAACCCCGATGTTCGCCCGGGTCGTCGCGCAGCAGCGGACGTCGCGCAGCCCGGTGGCCGACGCGGTGAAGCACCACTGGCGGGAGATCCTGCTCTCGGCCGGGTTGCGGTTCAGCGAGCAGATGCCGTTCTACCTCTACACCAGCTACGTGCTGGTGTACGTGGTCGCCGAGCACGGCTACTCGAAGACGTTCGTGCTCAACGCCGTCCTGCTCGGCGCGGCGGTGGAGCTGGCGCTGATCCTGTGGTTCTCGCAACTGTCGGATCGGATCGGGCGGAAACGGGTGTACCTGACCGGGGCGGTGCTGACCGGGCTGCTGGCGTTCCCGTACTTCGCGGTGCTGAAGAACGGCGGCGAGGTGCTCATCTTCGTCGCCATCGTGGTGTCGATGATCCCGCACGCCATGCAGTACGGGCCGCAGGCCGCGCTGATCGGCGAGAGCTTCCCGACGCACCTGCGCTACGGCGGCGCCGGGCTCGGCTACCAGCTGGCGTCGGTGTTCGCGGGCGGTCCGGCGCCGCTGCTGGCGACCTGGCTCCTGCACACTACCGGGACGCCGTACTCGATTTCGGCCTACGTGGTGCTTTCGGCGGTGGTCACGATCGTCTGCGTGGCGCTGCTGAAGGACCGCTCACGAGCCGACATCACCGACGACGCGGTCTACCGGCGCTGA
- a CDS encoding TetR/AcrR family transcriptional regulator gives MTEPRPMRADARRNRARVLAAAETVFAAKGTGAPTEEVAREAGVGIGTVFRHFPTKEALLEAVLADRMRRFAEEAQSFAAAADPESAFFVFLARWADVSAAKNAYTDALAAAGAEVPRLAADVGAKVRDALGALLSRAQQAGAVREDVGVAELIALMVGASRAAEYVGDDAGLRTRTLGIVFDGLRPR, from the coding sequence ATGACGGAACCGAGGCCGATGCGCGCCGACGCCCGCCGCAACCGGGCGCGGGTGCTGGCCGCCGCCGAGACGGTGTTCGCCGCCAAGGGCACCGGCGCGCCGACCGAGGAGGTCGCGCGGGAGGCGGGCGTGGGCATCGGGACCGTGTTCCGGCACTTCCCGACCAAGGAGGCGCTGCTGGAGGCGGTGCTGGCGGACCGGATGCGCCGGTTCGCCGAGGAGGCGCAGTCCTTCGCGGCCGCGGCCGATCCGGAGAGCGCTTTCTTCGTGTTCCTCGCGCGCTGGGCGGACGTGTCCGCCGCCAAGAACGCCTACACCGACGCGCTGGCCGCCGCCGGCGCCGAGGTGCCCCGGCTCGCCGCGGATGTCGGTGCGAAGGTGCGGGACGCGCTGGGCGCGTTGCTGTCGCGGGCGCAGCAGGCGGGGGCGGTGCGCGAGGACGTCGGGGTCGCCGAGCTGATCGCGTTGATGGTCGGCGCTTCGCGCGCGGCTGAGTACGTCGGCGACGACGCCGGGCTGCGCACCCGCACGCTGGGAATCGTCTTCGACGGGCTGCGTCCCCGCTGA